The genomic interval GCAAGGACGCTGCCGGGGTCATCCTGTACACCGCCGAACGCGCCACGCAAATGGCCCTGGAAGCGATCCAGATTCTCGGTGGCAACGGCTACATCAACGAATTCCCGGCGGGCCGCCTGCTGCGCGATGCCAAGCTGTACGAAATCGGTGCCGGCACCAGCGAAATCCGCCGGATGCTGATTGGCCGCGAGCTGTTCAACGAAACCCGCTGAGCATAAAGGACGGGCGCACATGGCTACCTTGCACACCCAGATCAACCCGCGTTCGACGGAGTTCGCCGACAACAGCGCGGCCATGCTCGAACAGGTCCAGGCCCTGCGCGGCCTGCTCGCCCAGGTGGCCCAGGGCGGCGGGCCCAAAGCCCAGGAGCGGCACACCTCGCGTGGCAAGCTGCTGCCGCGCGAGCGCATCGACCGGCTGCTGGACCCGGGCTCGCCGTTTCTCGAAATCGGCCAGTTGGCTGCCCACCAGGTATACGGCGAAGACGTGCCCGCCGCCGGCGTGATCGCCGGTATTGGCCGGGTCGAAGGCGTCGAATGCATGATCGTGGCCAACGATGCCACGGTCAAAGGCGGTTCCTACTACCCGCTGACAGTGAAGAAGCACCTGCGTGCGCAGACCATCGCCCAGCAGAACCGCCTGCCGTGCATCTATCTGGTGGACTCGGGCGGTGCCAACCTGCCGCGCCAGGATGAAGTGTTCCCCGACCGCGAGCATTTCGGGCGGATCTTTTTCAACCAGGCAACCATGAGCGCGCAGGGCATCCCGCAGATTGCCGTGGTGATGGGCTCGTGCACGGCTGGCGGCGCCTACGTACCCGCCATGGCCGACGAAGCGATCATGGTGCGCCAGCAGGCGACCATTTTCCTGGCGGGCCCACCGTTGGTAAAGGCCGCGACCGGTGAAGTGGTCAGCGCCGAGGACCTGGGCGGCGCCGATGTGCATTGCCGCATCAGCGGCGTCGCTGACCATTATGCCGACAATGACGAACACGCCCTGGCCATCGCCCGGCGCAGCGTGGCCAACCTCAACTGGCACAAGCTGGGCAAGCTGCAGCGCCTGGCCCCGGTGGCCCCCCTGTATGCCGCCGACGAGTTGTATGGCGTGGTCCCGGCGGATGCCAAGCAACCGTTCGACGTGCACGAGGTCATCGCGCGGCTGGTCGATGGCTCGGTGTTCGATGAGTTCAAGGCGCTGTTCGGCACCACCCTGGTGTGCGGCTTCGCCCACCTGCAGGGCTACCCGGTGGCGATCCTGGCCAATAACGGCATCCTGTTCGCCGAAGCTGCGCAAAAAGGCGCGCACTTCATCGAGCTGGCCTGCCAGCGTGGTATTCCGCTGCTGTTCCTGCAGAACATCACCGGCTTCATGGTCGGCAAAAAGTACGAAGAAGGCGGCATCGCCAAGCACGGTGCCAAGCTGGTCACCGCCGTGGCCTGCGCCCAGGTGCCGAAGTTCACGGTGATCATCGGTGGCAGCTTTGGTGCCGGCAACTACGGCATGTGCGGCCGCGCCTACGACCCGCGCTTTCTGTGGATGTGGCCCAACGCACGCATTGGCGTGATGGGCGCCGAGCAGGCCGCTGGCGTGCTGGCGCAGGTCAAGCGCGAGCAAAGCGAGCGCAGCGGCCAGCCCTTCAGTGCCGAGGACGAGGCCCGGCTCAAGCAACCGATCCTCGACCAGTACGAGCACCAGGGCCACCCCTACTATTCCAGCGCCCGCCTGTGGGACGACGGCGTCATCGACCCGGCACAAACGCGCGATGTGCTCGGCCTGGCATTGTCTGCCGCACTGAACGCTCCGATCGAACAGAGCCGCTTCGGCATTTTCCGGATGTGACCCATGAGCGATTTCAGCACCCTTGAAGTAACCCGCGACCCACGCGGCTTCGCCACCCTGTGGCTGAGCCGCGAGGACAAGAACAACGCCTTCAACGCGCAGATGATCCGCGAGCTGATCGTCGCCATCGACCGACTGGCCGAAGACGCAAGCCTGCGCTTTGTGCTGCTGCGCGGCCGTGGCCGGCACTTCAGCGCCGGTGCCGACCTGGCCTGGATGCAGCAGTCGGCGCAGCTGGACTTCAACACCAACCTGGATGACGCCCACGAACTGGGCGAACTGATGTACGCCCTGCACCGCC from Pseudomonas fortuita carries:
- a CDS encoding carboxyl transferase domain-containing protein, yielding MATLHTQINPRSTEFADNSAAMLEQVQALRGLLAQVAQGGGPKAQERHTSRGKLLPRERIDRLLDPGSPFLEIGQLAAHQVYGEDVPAAGVIAGIGRVEGVECMIVANDATVKGGSYYPLTVKKHLRAQTIAQQNRLPCIYLVDSGGANLPRQDEVFPDREHFGRIFFNQATMSAQGIPQIAVVMGSCTAGGAYVPAMADEAIMVRQQATIFLAGPPLVKAATGEVVSAEDLGGADVHCRISGVADHYADNDEHALAIARRSVANLNWHKLGKLQRLAPVAPLYAADELYGVVPADAKQPFDVHEVIARLVDGSVFDEFKALFGTTLVCGFAHLQGYPVAILANNGILFAEAAQKGAHFIELACQRGIPLLFLQNITGFMVGKKYEEGGIAKHGAKLVTAVACAQVPKFTVIIGGSFGAGNYGMCGRAYDPRFLWMWPNARIGVMGAEQAAGVLAQVKREQSERSGQPFSAEDEARLKQPILDQYEHQGHPYYSSARLWDDGVIDPAQTRDVLGLALSAALNAPIEQSRFGIFRM